TCGCGATCAAAATCTGCGTCATTTACAACGTCAGCGATCGCTGCTTCTAGTAAGGGGATATCATCTTCTTCTACTGAGAAATTAATGTCTAATTCACTCAAGACTTCACCCTCTAAGTCATCCTCGTCCTCAATAGTTGGGTCAATAGTAGCTACTGGGTCATCATTATTATCAGGTTCTGCTAAAAGCTGTCCACGAGCTAAGGTTGCTTGACCAGCAATTGCAGACAGGGTATTGTGAGTATCGAAAGTAGCCGCACCAGTGACTTGCGCTTGTCCTAGGGGAGAGCTAACACCGCCAAAATTTTTAACCAGAGAAATGATATCCGATTCATCAGTAAAATCGTCAGTGCTAATTTTATTAGCGATCGCCGCTTCTAGAAGAGCAGCCTCATTATCATCAATGTCAAAATCAATGTCTAACTGTTGTACAGCAACATTTTCACTGTTGGGAATATTATCAATGTCTGGGGTAATAGTAATACCCTCACCTAGACTTTGCCCCGGCGCTAAAATGACCTCCCCAGCAACTGCTGAAACCTCGCTATCATTATCAACAAGAGCCGCACCAGTGACTCGCGCTTGCCCTGCTTGTGCGCTTGGAGTCCCTAAGACTGCCATCATACCTAATGCACCTGTAATCGAAGCACCTGCAAAGAGGATTTTTGTTAGAGATAAATGCTTACTCATGTTATGTTTGAGTCTCTTTACGCTTGACTATGAATTTTGTATTGACAGTTTAAGTGAGAAAATTCACTTAATTTATGTATGCAGTTATAGTAACAATGTTTTTACTAGGGGTCAACTCATAAATCATTAAAAAATTTATAGAAACGCTAAGTCTTAGTTACACTAGCAGCAATTTTCTTCTAAAGACTCAGGTGGCTTGCTAAGTTGAAGGCAGAGTTATGTAGTTTAAGATACAACTTTAAAATGAAAGCCTCACCCCAAAGCGACCTGTTAAACACAATTGCCATCTCTGCTGTTGGTGCTGGAATTGTAACCTCTTTTGCTGTCAGTCAAGGACAATCGCCTTTAGTCGCTCTATTGATCACTGCGATCGCAACTGGGTTTGCAGTGATTTGTCATCGGTCAGGATTAGTTTGAGTTATCCCCCTATACAATAGCTCTCAGACATGGGATAAGATACATTGGGAAAGAAACTCACGTTTGATTTTATGTTCTCAATTGATCTAACTTTGAAATATAGCCCCCTTCCTCTGAGTGTCCAACGGAAAGAATCCGAGACTGCCCAAACCTTGTATCAAGAAATCTTAACGGCTTTGAAAGCTGACTCACCTCAATTACTGGAATTAACTTGTGAAAAGGATCCAGAAAAGAAAATTGCCGTTATGAGTGACCAAATTGTTGCTGTGATTGTCTCGCAAAAAGATGGCACAGCAACCGGTCGCGCTCCTGGATTTTTCATGCAATCCTAGATAATAGAAGAGGTTATCCCCCTACTTTTGGGGGCAAAGGTGGGTTAGTGAAAGACGTAGCAATTTCTGTTCAAAATTTAACATTTGGTTGGTCTGCTCAAAAACCAATTCTCAAAGGTTGCTCTCTGGAAATTCCTCAAGGAGAGTTTTGGATGCTTTTGGGGAATAATGGCAGTGGTAAATCAACGTTATTAAAAATTTTAAGTGGTTTATTGAGTCCTCAGAGTGGGGAATGCTATGTGCAACAACCCTTAGGGTTTGTGTTTCAAAATCCTGATCATCAGTTAGTGATGCCAACAGTGGGGGCGGATGTGGCATTTGGGTTGGTATCAGAGGGGTTAAGTTGGCCCCAAGTGCGCGATCGCGTTCAAGAAGCCCTCAGCGCTGTTAATTTGTTGGGTTGGGAGAGACGACCAATTTATGCCCTCAGTGGAGGACAAAAACAACGAATTGCCATTGCCGGCGCGATCGCGCGTCATTGTCCAGTATTATTATTAGATGAACCAACAGCACTCCTTGATCCTGAGACGCAAGGGGAGTTAGTAGAACAGGTGCGTTCTCTGGTGAAAAGTCGCGGTATGACTGCTCTGTGGGTGACCCATCGCTTGGATGAACTTGACTACTGCGATCGCGCTTTTATCCTCGAAGAAGGCAACATTACCAAAGAAGGTCCACCACAGGAATTAAAAAATTATGTTATTCAGTCCACTGCTTGACTTAACTCCAAAACCCTTTACAGTAATAGCAGATTAACATTTACTCAGGATGACATGAGTATTGACCGGCGACAATTTTTAAAACAAGTTTGGCTCACTGTATTTGCCTGGAGCGCATCGAGAGAAGTCCCATTATCCCTCACTAGCAAAACTTATCAGTATAGTCAGGCTTTAGCCAGTTCTAGGAGCAGAAAGCTCGCCTTATTAGTGGGGATTAATCAATATCAACAGGAAAATCATCTCAAAGGCTGTTTGACAGATGTGGAACAACAAGCCGAACTTTTACAGTATCGGTTTGGGTTTCAAGGGTCAGATATTCTCACCCTCACCGATGGGGAAGCAACGCGCGATCGCATTGTTAACGCCTTTATTGACCATTTAATTAATCAGGCTCAACCTGATGACATTGTTGTCTTTCACTTTAGTGGGTACGGGACAAAAGCCAAACTTCCTGATTCACTTCAACAAGAAAATGCCCCCTCAGCAATTAATTGTCTTCTCCCCACTGACGCATCAGCTTCAGGAAGATGGTTCACTGACCACAATTTCCTATTAGAAAGCACCTTAGCTACTTTAGCGCGATCGCTGTCAACGAATAAAGTCACCTTTGTGCTTGATACGAGCTATTTAGGAGTGGGTCAAAATCTACAAGGTCATTTAAGGGTTCGCTCCATTAATAATTCTCGCACCTCTCCCATTAGTGAAGATGATTTAGAATTTGCCCGCAAGATAGAAGCCAAATTTCACAATACTGCCCATTCTTTAAGGAATCTTATCGACCAAGGTCAAAATTTACCCGGCATTGTCATTACGGCAACCGGTCCCCAACAAATTGCCACTGAAACTGATTGGGGAGGGTTTAATGGGGGAGTCTTTACCCATACCCTCACTCATTCTCTGTGGGAAGCCATTTCCGCTAGTAATATTCAAATTTCCCTCACTCGCAGTGCCCAAACTATTGAACGCCTATTAGGACCCCAACAGCAACCACGTTTATTTGGACAAGATCAAGGGAAAACGATTGTTCCCTATTATGCCTTCTCTGACTTATTTGGGGCAGAGGCAGTGATTACCAATGTGGAGAAGGAAGGAACCCTAGAACTACGTTTATCTGGAATTCCTCCGACTCTCCTTAAAGACTTTGGGGTGAATTCTCTCTTCTCTGTTCCCTCTAATCAAACGGAAGAAAACTTGTCTTTGGTGGAACTGGTGACTCGTGAAGGGTTAGTAGGAAAAGCGCGATCGCTGCAGGAAACGCCCAATTTAGAAGTAGGACAGGGCTTACAAGAAGAAATCCGAGTTATCCCTCGTAACCCAGGATTAATTGTCGCTCTAGAGTCAAATTTAGGGCGTATTGAACGCGTTGATGCCACCAGTGCCTTTTCCAGTGTCCCAGAAGTGTCTTCGGTGATTATTGCGGGAGAAGGAACAGCAGACTGTTTATTTAGTAAAGGACAATCTCTGCAAGGAAATCCGCCCATTAAAGCCACTACAGAAAAAGGTTATGGGTTATTTTCTGTAGGGGGAATCCCCATTCCTAGTACTGTAGGCACACAAAACGAGGCTGTTAAATCAGCAGTTATGCGGGTGCT
This window of the Euhalothece natronophila Z-M001 genome carries:
- a CDS encoding energy-coupling factor ABC transporter ATP-binding protein, whose translation is MKDVAISVQNLTFGWSAQKPILKGCSLEIPQGEFWMLLGNNGSGKSTLLKILSGLLSPQSGECYVQQPLGFVFQNPDHQLVMPTVGADVAFGLVSEGLSWPQVRDRVQEALSAVNLLGWERRPIYALSGGQKQRIAIAGAIARHCPVLLLDEPTALLDPETQGELVEQVRSLVKSRGMTALWVTHRLDELDYCDRAFILEEGNITKEGPPQELKNYVIQSTA
- a CDS encoding caspase family protein produces the protein MSIDRRQFLKQVWLTVFAWSASREVPLSLTSKTYQYSQALASSRSRKLALLVGINQYQQENHLKGCLTDVEQQAELLQYRFGFQGSDILTLTDGEATRDRIVNAFIDHLINQAQPDDIVVFHFSGYGTKAKLPDSLQQENAPSAINCLLPTDASASGRWFTDHNFLLESTLATLARSLSTNKVTFVLDTSYLGVGQNLQGHLRVRSINNSRTSPISEDDLEFARKIEAKFHNTAHSLRNLIDQGQNLPGIVITATGPQQIATETDWGGFNGGVFTHTLTHSLWEAISASNIQISLTRSAQTIERLLGPQQQPRLFGQDQGKTIVPYYAFSDLFGAEAVITNVEKEGTLELRLSGIPPTLLKDFGVNSLFSVPSNQTEENLSLVELVTREGLVGKARSLQETPNLEVGQGLQEEIRVIPRNPGLIVALESNLGRIERVDATSAFSSVPEVSSVIIAGEGTADCLFSKGQSLQGNPPIKATTEKGYGLFSVGGIPIPSTVGTQNEAVKSAVMRVLPKLNTLLAAKLCRLTVNEGSSRLGLRASLEIVSQAGQITPVISQETFRYRQGKEFFFNNQLLPYALAGAFPQLETGTQIQSRLTNISDRAIYALLLGVDSGANPIAFYSPDSSAVPDPSQSIQPLQELKISPREERVIPKNKASYNWTVTGPAGLSEIYIIGSTQPFTKTLNLLSQIPQSKGEGERIIDLPEPLKVVQALQEDLAAASNVESELINSGSNSYALDVNCWATLSFVYQVV